A part of Ascochyta rabiei chromosome 3, complete sequence genomic DNA contains:
- a CDS encoding Ribonuclease T(2) — MRGTYTAAGVALLASTANAQLYPGLSKLNHTCQLQKPLLSCPSQNASDVDSCCTETFGGLVLSTQFWDTYTGLEAQGQVLPKDTWSLHGLWPDFCNGSYTQYCDLTRQYDPIPSPNTTNGLKNGTVVPAYTGPNIGTFLEPFGRYDLLEYMNTYWIAQNQDNAGFWGHEFSKHATCFSTFNTPCYGPQYRQHEDVIDFFETAIKYYQRFPTYKWLKAKKIVPSNSTTYSYTDFKDTLAKKHGGIPFIGCSGPRFNATAAGNHTTDNGYTVLSEVWYYEHVYGRPQEGKTVPVDASATYQTNCAKTKGAIHYYQRSNGSEKVPAVPFAG; from the exons ATGCGCGGTACCTACACAGCAGCCGGAGTAGCTCTTCTGGCAAGCACAGCCAATGCTCAGCTGTACCCCGGCTTGAGCAAGCTCAACCACACTTGCCAGCTCCAGAAGCCTCTCCTCTCGTGCCCTTCCCAGAACGCCTCTGATGTGGACTCGTGCTGTACCGAGACCTTTGGCGGCCTCGTTCTGAGCACTCAGTTCTGGGACACCTACACTGGCCTCGAGGCTCAAGGTCAAGTTCTGCCCAAGGACACATGGAGTCTTCACGGTCTGTGGCCAGATTTTTGCAATGGCAG CTACACGCAATACTGCGACTTGACCCGCCAGTATGACCCCATTCCCTCGCCAAACACCACCAACGGCCTTAAGAACGGCACTGTCGTCCCGGCCTACACCGGTCCCAACATCGGCACCTTCCTCGAGCCTTTTGGCCGCTACGACCTTCTGGAGTACATGAATACGTACTGGATCGCACAGAACCAGGACAACGCCGGATTTTGGGGCCACGAGTTCAGCAAGCACGCGACGTGCTTCAGCACCTTCAACACGCCCTGCTACGGCCCGCAGTACCGGCAGCACGAGGACGTGATCGACTTCTTCGAGACGGCCATCAAGTACTACCAGCGCTTCCCGACGTACAAGTGGCTCAAAGCCAAGAAGATCGTTCCGTCCAACAGCACCACGTACTCGTACACCGACTTCAAGGACACGCTGGCCAAGAAGCACGGTGGCATTCCCTTCATCGGCTGCTCCGGCCCGCGCTTCaacgccaccgccgccggcAACCACACCACGGACAACGGCTACACCGTCCTCAGCGAGGTGTGGTACTACGAGCACGTCTACGGACGGCCTCAGGAGGGCAAGACGGTCCCTGTCGATGCGAGCGCGACGTATCAGACCAACTGCGCGAAGACCAAGGGCGCTATCCACTACTACCAGCGCAGCAATGGGTCGGAGAAGGTCCCTGCCGTGCCGTTTGCCGGGTAG
- a CDS encoding Peroxisomal membrane signal receptor PTS1, protein MSFLGGAECSTGANPLSQFTKHVQDDKSLQRDRLVGRGPGGMQEGMRSQQMGGPQDGMMNEFMQQNAQLPQGPGPASPFAMEQMRRELERTQHSGSPAWAAEFDPGMQAPQMGPSMPEQRPAGFNPAEFAKFQQMNASERTASPSAAAQPSMMGYQRPMQNTGMGMGMGMGMGMGMGMGGMGMMQQPYAPQNFQQPMQASAKGKERMVELDDQDWEAHFAQLEQTDRQDLDALDAEANKNIETELNEMDRSVEEVDFGDFESVWKGIQAETSRARHLADESNFADGMHMGDLDQWEGFDGLNTHSVRDPSMGDYLFEQENLFKNVTNPFEEGVKIMEDGGNLSLAALAFEAAVQKDPNHIAAWVKLGESQAQNEKETPAIRALEHALKQDPSNLEALMGLAVSYTNEGYESTAYRTLERWLATKYPSLIKEPLSSDTDMGFTDRHLLHEKVTNLYIEAAQLSPSGEQMDPDVQVGLGVLFYGVEEYDKAVDCFGAALASTESGVSNSSGQVHLLWNRLGATLANSGRSEEAIDAYSRALALRPNFVRARYNLGVSCINIGCFTEAAQHLLGALAMHKVVEAEGKEKAREVVGDGVSESQLDNMIHQNQSTNLYDTLRRVFGQMGRRDLSDIVGPGMDVERFRGEFEF, encoded by the exons ATGTCCTTTCTCGGCGGCGCAGAGTGCTCGACGGGCGCCAACCCGCTCAGCCAGTTCACCAAGCACGTCCAGGATGACAAGTCTCTGCAGCGAGACCGCCTGGTCGGGCGCGGGCCGGGCGGCATGCAGGAGGGCATGCGCAGCCAGCAGATGGGTGGGCCGCAAGACGGC ATGATGAACGAGTTTATGCAGCAGAACGCACAGCTGCCCCAAGGCCCGGGCCCCGCGTCTCCGTTCGCCATGGAGCAGATGCGGCGAGAGCTGGAGCGCACGCAGCACAGCGGGTCGCCTGCGTGGGCAGCCGAGTTCGACCCAGGCATGCAGGCGCCACAGATGGGGCCCTCCATGCCAGAGCAGCGACCGGCAGGCTTCAACCCCGCCGAGTTTGCCAAGTTCCAGCAGATGAACGCGAGCGAGCGGACGGCGAGCCCCTCTGCCGCCGCCCAGCCCTCGATGATGGGCTACCAGCGACCGATGCAGAACACgggcatgggcatgggcatgggcatgggTATGGGTATGGGCATGGGTATGGGCGGAATGGGCATGATGCAGCAGCCGTACGCGCCGCAGAACTTCCAGCAGCCGATGCAGGCCTCGGCCAAGGGCAAGGAGCGCATGGTGGAGCTCGACGACCAGGACTGGGAGGCCCACTTTGCACAGCTCGAGCAGACCGACCGGCAGGACCTCGACGCGCTGGACGCAGAGGCCAACAAGAACATCGAGACGGAGCTGAACGAAATGGACAGGTCAGTAGAAGAGGTCGACTTTGGCGACTTTGAGTCCGTCTGGAAGGGAATCCAAGCTGAGACTTCACGCGCTAGACACCTTGCCGACGAGTCCAACTTCGCCGACGGCATGCACATGGGCGACCTGGACCAGTGGGAAGGGTTCGACGGCCTCAACACACACTCCGTCCGCGATCCGTCCATGGGCGACTACCTCTTCGAGCAGGAGAACCTGTTCAAGAACGTCACAAACCCCTTCGAGGAAGGCGTCAAGATCATGGAAGACGGCGGCAACCTCTCCCTCGCAGCGCTTGCTTTCGAGGCCGCCGTCCAAAAAGATCCCAACCACATCGCTGCCTGGGTCAAGCTGGGCGAATCGCAAGCCCAGAACGAAAAGGAAACGCCCGCCATTCGCGCCCTCGAACACGCCCTCAAACAGGATCCGTCCAACCTCGAAGCCTTGATGGGTCTGGCGGTGTCCTACACAAACGAAGGCTACGAGAGCACTGCCTACCGCACCCTCGAGCGCTGGCTTGCAACAAAGTACCCTTCGCTTATCAAAGAACCACTAAGTTCAGACACGGACATGGGATTCACAGACCGCCACCTGCTCCACGAGAAAGTCACAAACCTGTACATTGAAGCCGCCCAGCTCTCACCCAGCGGCGAGCAAATGGACCCAGACGTCCAGGTTGGGCTCGGCGTGCTCTTCTACGGCGTGGAGGAGTACGACAAGGCAGTGGATTGCTTCGGCGCCGCCCTCGCATCCACAGAGTCAGGCGTCTCCAACTCGAGCGGACAGGTGCACCTGCTCTGGAACCGGCTCGGAGCAACACTGGCCAACTCAGGACGCTCGGAGGAGGCCATCGACGCGTACTCGCGCGCGCTCGCCCTGCGGCCCAACTTTGTGCGCGCCCGCTACAACCTCGGCGTGAGTTGCATCAACATTGGCTGCTTCACCGAAGCCGCGCAGCACCTGCTCGGCGCCCTGGCCATGCACAAGGTCGTCGAAGCCGAGGGCAAGGAGAAGGCGCGCGAGGTCGTCGGCGACGGCGTCTCCGAGTCGCAACTCGACAACATGATCCACCAGAACCAGAGCACGAACTTGTACGACACGCTGCGCCGCGTGTTTGGCCAGATGGGCCGCCGCGACCTCAGCGACATCGTCGGCCCGGGCATGGACGTCGAGCGGTTTCGCGGCGAGTTTGAGTTTTGA
- a CDS encoding AMP deaminase codes for MCSGTMRGRPFDADADGSPALGPTLSHDPTLSSDDDEYGADLSDPEADNGDLAQGFTGATATAEGTSLHGDHDDGGDDDGMLPRDKQRKTAFYDYTAEKQMSHTEAKQFYQRHQWETQHGGSQASDAYSPALRARTFPANFGAADGMSIRSRKSNVSLANQGHQQSLHPLGQSQHQQSQHQQSHYQQSHYQQSQDPRSQKGSQAGDVFLHADQEARDQSRHPALPQEDKPLLADQGIHGAGAGVGVGSGAGGFAMSDSSVTAELSAIYTNVQKVLDLRHKYIRLSLQHDFDNPRDDPGWKIYPPHPEPVWNDSSKERRNASSSLQSSTVLEPAEQPPKAPRKMGTNIGEDFFMEDLLPLPGPSEMAFRMDSGGVFQVYENAKSAELDTPIVSIPTLREFYIDLDAILEISSDGPSKSFAFRRLQYLEGKFNLYYLLNEYQEIADSKKVPHRDFYNVRKVDTHVHHSACMNQKHLLRFIKSKMKKSPDEVVLFRDGKHLTLREVFESINLTAYDLSIDTLDMHAHTDSFHRFDKFNLKYNPIGESRLRTIFLKTDNFIKGRYLAEITKEVISDLESSKYQFVEWRISIYGRDLDEWDKLAAWVVDNKLFSPNVRWLIQVPRLFDVYKATGLMHDFEEVVRNVFQPLFEVTKDPSSHPKLHIFLQRVIGFDSVDDESKVERRMYRKFPTPKEWTTKQNPPYSYWMYYLFSNIASLNVWRKQRGFNTFSLRPHCGEAGDTDHLAAAVLCCHSISHGLLLRKVPLLQYIFYLEQIGVAMSPLSNNALFLAYERNPFISYFRRGLNVSLSTDDPLQFAFTKEPLIEEYSVAAQIYKLSAVDMCELAKHSVEQSGFEHIVKKKWLGSNYHLPGVAGNDMARSNVPSVREAFRHETLMQELSMIDRYTRAANAQAHDLTMSNLEPEQQAPQTPKTHHATHPGSPAPSQPSASQAHEQDKTFSTLPPGAMSGRFLPAQQARLNPSASATDIASMPTQPASPTAANTRTSSVTISPSIVAASAPAVGSQPAEPDSGSTRTSSQVNLDGEPRIFPGVVSRRRRSSLRSSHVEDGEDGHSGLHRVHTEPAV; via the exons ATGTGCAGCGGTACCATGCGAGGCA GACCGTTCGATGCAGACGCCGACGGCTCTCCAGCGCTGGGCCCCACGCTCAGCCATGACCCCACGCTGTCctcggacgacgacgagTACGGCGCTGACCTGTCTGACCCCGAGGCGGACAACGGCGACCTTGCGCAAGGGTTCACCGGTGCGACTGCAACCGCAGAGGGCACGAGCCTCCATGGCGACCACGACGacggcggcgacgacgacggcatGCTGCCCCGCGACAAGCAGCGCAAGACGGCCTTCTACGACTACACGGCCGAGAAGCAGATGAGCCACACCGAGGCAAAGCAGTTCTACCAGCGCCACCAATGGGAGACGCAGCACGGGGGCTCCCAGGCCAGCGACGCCTACAGCCCAGCCCTGCGCGCGAGGACGTTCCCTGCCAACTTTGGCGCTGCAGACGGCATGAGCATCCGGTCGCGCAAGAGCAACGTCAGCCTGGCAAACCAGGGCCACCAGCAGAGCCTGCACCCGCTCGGCCAGTCACAGCACCAGCAGTCACAGCACCAGCAGTCACACTACCAGCAGTCACACTACCAGCAGTCACAGGACCCTCGTTCGCAAAAGGGTAGCCAGGCCGGCGATGTCTTCCTCCACGCCGACCAAGAAGCGCGAGACCAGTCCAGGCACCCCGCCCTACCACAGGAAGACAAGCCTCTGCTCGCAGACCAAGGCATACACGGCGCAGGAGCAGGCGTGGGAGTTGGCTCAGGCGCAGGTGGCTTTGCCATGTCCGACTCGAGCGTGACCGCCGAGCTCAGCGCCATCTACACCAACGTGCAGAAAGTGCTCGATCTCCGCCACAAGTACATACGCCTGTCGCTGCAGCACGACTTCGACAACCCCCGAGACGACCCCGGCTGGAAAATCTACCCGCCCCACCCAGAGCCCGTGTGGAACGACTCGTCCAAGGAGCGCCGCAATGCCTCGAGCAGCCTCCAGAGCAGCACCGTCTTGGAGCCGGCAGAGCAGCCGCCCAAGGCACCCCGCAAGATGGGCACCAACATTGGCGAGGACTTCTTCATGGAGGACCTGCTGCCTCTCCCTGGTCCGTCCGAGATGGCCTTCCGCATGGACAGCGGCGGCGTGTTCCAAGTCTACGAGAACGCAAAGTCTGCTGAGCTCGACACGCCGATCGTCTCCATTCCGACCCTGCGGGAATTCTACATTGACCTGGACGCCATTCTCGAGATCTCCTCTGACGGGCCGAGTAAGAGCTTCGCATTCCGCAGACTCCAATACCTGGAAGGCAAATTCAACCTCTACTACCTCCTGAACGAGTACCAGGAGATCGCCGACAGCAAAAAGGTGCCGCACAGGGACTTCTACAACGTGCGAAAGGTCGACACGCACGTTCATCACTCGGCATGCATGAACCAGAAGCATCTGCTGCGCTTCATCAAGTCCAAGATGAAGAAGTCGCCCGACGAGGTGGTGCTGTTCCGTGACGGCAAGCACCTCACGCTCAGGGAGGTTTTCGAATCCATCAACCTCACCGCGTACGACCTCAGTATCGACACGTTAGACATGCACGCGCACACCGACTCGTTCCACCGCTTCGACAAATTCAACCTAAAGTACAACCCCATTGGTGAATCGCGTCTCCGAACAATCTTCCTCAAGACAGACAACTTCATCAAGGGCAGGTACCTTGCCGAGATCACCAAGGAGGTCATCTCCGATTTGGAGTCCAGCAAGTACCAGTTCGTTGAGTGGCGCATCTCCATCTACGGCCGCGACCTCGACGAATGGGACAAGCTTGCAGCGTGGGTCGTCGACAACAAGCTTTTCTCGCCCAACGTGAGATGGCTGATCCAGGTCCCTCGTCTGTTCGACGTGTACAAAGCCACTGGGCTGATGCACGATTTTGAAGAGGTCGTTCGCAACGTCTTCCAACCGCTGTTCGAAGTGACAAAGGATCCGTCCAGCCATCCGAAGCTTCACATCTTCTTGCAGCGAGTCATCGGTTTCGACAGCGTCGACGACGAGAGCAAGGTCGAGCGACGCATGTACAGGAAGTTCCCCACCCCCAAGGAATGGACGACGAAGCAGAACCCGCCTTACAGCTACTGGATGTACTACCTCTTTTCCAACATTGCGTCACTGAATGTGTGGAGGAAGCAGCGTGGCTTCAACACCTTCTCGCTCCGCCCTCACTGCGGAGAGGCTGGCGACACCGACCACTTGGCTGCCGCTGTCCTGTGCTGCCACAGCATCAGCCACGGTCTGCTGCTTCGCAAGGTGCCTCTGCTGCAGTACATTTTCTACCTGGAGCAGATTGGTGTGGCCATGTCGCCGCTGAGCAACAACGCGCTCTTCCTGGCGTACGAGCGGAATCCGTTTATTAGTTACTTCCGACGAGGCCTCAACGTGTCACTGTCAACCGACGACCCGCTGCAGTTTGCTTTCACCAAGGAGCCGCTGATCGAGGAGTACTCGGTAGCAGCGCAGATCTACAAGCTGAGTGCGGTCGACATGTGCGAGCTTGCCAAGCACTCTGTCGAGCAAAGCGGCTTCGAGCACATTGTGAAGAAGAAGTGGCTGGGCAGCAACTACCACCTCCCCGGCGTTGCAGGCAACGACATGGCACGATCCAACGTGCCCAGCGTTCGCGAAGCGTTCAGACACGAGACGCTGATGCAGGAGCTTTCCATGATCGATCGGTACACGCGCGCCGCCAACGCCCAAGCCCACGATCTCACAATGTCCAACCTCGAGCCGGAGCAACAAGCACCTCAGACCCCCAAGACACACCATGCCACACACCCAGGCTCGCCAGCTCCGTCGCAGCCGTCGGCCAGCCAGGCTCACGAGCAAGACAAGACGTTCTCGACTCTCCCCCCGGGCGCCATGTCAGGCCGCTTCCTTCCCGCCCAGCAGGCGCGGCTGAACCCGTCAGCATCTGCGACCGATATCGCAAGCATGCCGACCCAGCCAGCGTCCCCCACGGCAGCCAACACGCGCACGTCCAGCGTGACGATCAGCCCGAGTATCGTAGCAGCGTCTGCGCCCGCAGTGGGCTCGCAGCCAGCCGAGCCAGACTCTGGCTCAACCCGCACATCGAGCCAGGTGAACCTCGACGGCGAGCCTAGGATCTTCCCGGGGGTGGTTAGCAGGAGGCGGCGCAGCAGCCTGCGCAGCAGCCATGTTGAGGACGGCGAGGACGGCCACTCTGGCCTGCACCGCGTGCACACGGAGCCTGCCGTGTAG
- a CDS encoding transcriptional activator hap3: MSSTPPKKDGVEPPQSPDDDHHMDRNAEDTQAHALGYEFEVKEQDRWLPIANVARIMKTALPENAKIAKEAKECMQECVSEFISFITSEASEKCQQEKRKTVNGEDILFAMTSLGFENYSEALKIYLSRYRETLLANQNKPTGPFGAPGSSANPSAGENAQQHVLSADQDMADDGSTAFGYSVHNGNGSADY; this comes from the exons ATGTCGTCGACCCCGCCCAAGAAGGACGGTGTGGAACCGCCTCAGTCGCCTGACGACGACCACCACATGGACAGGAACGCTGAGGATACACAAGCCCACGCTCTCGGCTACGAATTCGAGGTCAAGGAGCAGGACCGATGGCTGCCAATCGCAAACG TCGCCCGCATCATGAAGACGGCCCTGCCGGAGAACGCAAAGATTGCCAAGGAAGCAAAAGAATGCATGCAAGAGTGCGTGAGCGAGTTCATCTCCTTCATCACCAGCGAGG CCTCCGAAAAGTGCCAGCAGGAGAAGCGCAAGACGGTCAACGGCGAGGACATTCTCTTCGCCATGACCTCGCTGGGCTTCGAGAACTACTCCGAGGCCCTCAAGATATACCTGTCGCGGTACCGCGAG ACCCTCCTCGCAAATCAGAACAAGCCTACCGGCCCATTCGGTGCGCCTGGGTCCAGCGCCAACCCGTCCGCCGGAGAGAACGCCCAGCAGCATGTTCTGAGCGCCGACCAAGACATGGCCGACGACGGCTCCACCGCCTTTGGCTACAGCGTCCACAACGGAAACGGCTCCGCCGACTACTAG
- a CDS encoding Protein S-acyltransferase — protein MPPLSQLAVPSVYVLIFFLGYPSQWLLQHLEPGPLTKKELIASNVILVLIWITYTRSVFVDPGTIPREWAGEAVSGADGKEEMAKSRKWCRKCDAAKPPRAHHCKECKRCIPKMDHHCPWTANCVSHTTFPHFLRFLFYTSIGLSLLESFLFTRIAHLWSSRELPSYLGPSVFQLGHLFTTLVVNSITLFMLSILLLRNIWCLAVNTTTIEGWEIERHRTLLRRARAFGGYLRTPDGSTLRIKRQEFPFDIGILSNVAQGMGSANPLSWLNPLAPTPPLASGLQFATNGFEDAATTWPPPDPDRAYRRRVNEDGPAFTFRDAQLGTEDTLAAFRARQAQDEVRRRRPFVERLERAREEGGHGLDEYDDDEDDDEDDGDVASEEAEDEGRKYGDEGEGEEGWRNAEGERLQDFGVDEDVEFYDEQEDEIPLSELIAKRQAAAAAAAAAAATGAASSSASGGWSMSGSTY, from the exons ATGCCGCCGCTCTCGCAGCTCGCCGTGCCGAGCGTGTACGTCCTGATTTTCTTCCTCGGCTACCCGTCGCAATGGCTGCTGCAGCACCTGGAGCCTGGACCGCTGACGAAGAAGGAGCTGATTGCGTCGAATGTGATACTGGTCTTGATCTGGATCACGTACACGAGGAGCGTGTTTGTGGATCCGGGCACGATCCCGAGGGAGTGGGCTGGCGAGGCGGTGAGCGGTGCGGATGGGAAGGAGGAGATGGCGAAGAGTAGGAAGTGGTGTCGAAAATGCGATGCTGCGAAGCCGCCCCGGGCGCATCACTGCAAGGAGTGCAAGAG ATGCATACCCAAAATGGACCACCACTGCCCCTGGACTGCAAACTGCGTGTCCCACACCACCTTCCCGCACTTCCTGCGCTTCCTCTTCTACACCAGCATCGGGCTCTCCCTGCTCGAATCCTTCCTGTTCACGCGCATCGCGCACCTCTGGAGCAGCCGCGAGCTCCCCTCGTACCTGGGCCCGTCCGTGTTCCAACTAGGGCACCTCTTCACAACCCTAGTCGTCAACAGCATAACACTCTTCATGCTATCCATCCTGCTGCTGCGCAACATCTGGTGCCTAGCCGTCAACACGACGACGATCGAAGGCTGGGAAATCGAGCGCCACAGGACGCTGCTGCGGCGGGCGCGCGCTTTCGGCGGCTACCTCCGCACGCCCGACGGCAGCACGCTGCGCATCAAGCGGCAGGAGTTCCCCTTTGACATTGGCATCCTGTCCAACGTCGCGCAGGGCATGGGCTCTGCCAACCCTCTGTCCTGGCTCAACCCCCTCGCGCCCACACCGCCCCTCGCGTCGGGCCTGCAGTTCGCGACCAACGGCTTCGAAGACGCCGCCACGACCTGGCCGCCCCCGGACCCGGATCGCGCGTACCGCCGCCGCGTCAACGAGGACGGGCCTGCCTTTACGTTCCGCGACGCGCAGCTGGGGACCGAGGACACGCTGGCTGCGTTCCGGGCTAGGCAGGCGCAGGATGAGGTGAGGCGGCGGAGGCCGTTTGTCGAGCGGTTGGAGAGGGCGAGGGAGGAGGGTGGGCACGGCTTGGATGAGTacgacgacgatgaggaTGATGATGAGGATGATGGAGACGTTGCGAGTGAAGAGGCAGAAGACGAGGGCAGGAAGTACGGAGACGAGGGGGAGGGCGAGGAAGGATGGCGGAATGCCGAGGGGGAGAGATTGCAGGACTTTGGTGTTGACGAGGATGTCGAGTTCTACGACGAGCAGGAAGACGAAATTCCGCTGAGCGAACTGATAGCGAAGCGgcaggcggcggcggcggcggcggcggcggcggcggcgacagGAGCGGCGTCGTCGTCTGCATCAGGTGGTTGGTCCATGTCGGGCTCAACGTACTGA
- a CDS encoding Dolichyl-P-Man:Man(7)GlcNAc(2)-PP-dolichol alpha-1,6-mannosyltransferase, which yields MAFPSWTFHLLIPAVVLLHLLVSPYTKVEESFNLQAVHDILIHGIPRSDVAAFFKASYDHVSFPGSVPRTFAGALVLSGLARPGLALVGDKAQVQVLVRAVLGLCNAFSLVAFGRSVHTAFGPSAGVWYALFQASQFHVIYYASRTLPNMFAFVFSNFALRALLNAYAVSYSREDVNRWCRLCLYLLTIAGVVFRSELAILVGTITLYLLVTQRLSLIKVVIPAGVGGLVIGLLCTTPIDSFFWQSFPLWPEWIAFYYNTIQGHSADWGVSPWHYYFANALPRLLLNPATYLLCIPVALLNAATRRRSLDLLVPLMSFVALYSFLPHKEWRFIVYVVPGLTGVSAAGASWIWTRRSKSIVYALLSLILAASVLVSFAASTAILALSSLNYPGGAALHSLHSLHNGISDPAKNHVSVHLDNLACQTGVTRFLEAHSAPQTDLDALEARDSLQKRTWAYDKTEDPAVLLDPLFWARFDYVLAERPEKVIGSWAVVHAVYGFGGVRVLQPGEQSGAVVEAVVGDPESAGAAGDWTERVAGAWRRLEGVLRQGVLRGYWVEVRMEPRIRILRNQLK from the exons ATGGCGTTCCCGAGCTGGACCTTCCACCTGCTGATACCCGCGGTCGTGCTGCTGCACTTGCTTGTCTCGCCGTACACAAAGGTCGAGGAGTCGTTTAATCTGCAGGCTGTTCACGATATCCTGATCCATGGGATTCCCCGGAGCGACGTGGCTGCCTTCTTCAAGGCCAGCTACGATCACGTCTCGTTTCCTGGCAGCGTGCCCAGGACGTTTGCGGGCGCGTTGGTGCTGAGCGGGTTGGCGCGCCCGGGTTTGGCCCTGGTGGGTGATAAGGCGCAGGTGCAGGTTCTGG TCAGGGCGGTGCTGGGCCTGTGCAATGCCTTCTCGCTCGTTGCGTTTGGGAGAAGCGTTCACACAGCCTTTGGACCATCGGCGGGCGTCTGGTATGCTCTGTTCCAGGCAAGCCAGTTTCACGTCATCTACTACGCGTCGCGAACGCTGCCTAACATGTTTGCTTTTGTTTTCA GCAACTTTGCTCTGCGAGCTCTGCTGAATGCATACGCGGTCTCTTACAGCCGGGAAGACGTCAATCGATGGTGTCGGCTCTGTCTATACCTGCTGACCATTGCTGGCGTCGTGTTCCGCTCCGAGCTGGCTATCCTGGTCGGTACAATCACGCTCTACCTACTCGTCACCCAGCGGCTGTCCCTTATCAAGGTGGTCATCCCTGCCGGGGTAGGCGGACTGGTGATAGGTCTGCTGTGCACCACCCCGATCGACTCGTTCTTCTGGCAGTCCTTCCCGCTGTGGCCGGAGTGGATCGCCTTCTACTACAACACCATCCAGGGACACTCCGCCGACTGGGGCGTGTCGCCATGGCACTACTACTTTGCCAACGCCCTGCCACGCCTGCTTCTCAACCCGGCAACCTATCTGCTCTGCATACCCGTCGCCCTTCTGAACGCTGCCACCCGCAGACGGAGCCTTGACCTCCTTGTCCCCCTCATGTCCTTTGTAGCGCTGTACAGCTTTCTCCCGCACAAGGAGTGGCGGTTCATCGTCTACGTGGTTCCAGGCCTCACTGGCGTCTCCGCCGCAGGTGCATCGTGGATCTGGACGCGCCGGTCCAAGTCGATCGTCTACGCCCTCCTATCGCTCATCCTCGCCGCGTCAGTGCTTGTCTCTTTCGCTGCATCGACCGCCATTCTCGCCCTCTCCAGCCTCAACTACCCCGGTGGAGCAGCGCTGCACAGCCTGCACAGCCTGCACAACGGCATCTCGGATCCGGCGAAGAACCACGTCAGCGTCCACTTGGACAACCTCGCCTGCCAGACGGGCGTGACGCGGTTCCTCGAAGCCCACAGCGCGCCTCAGACCGACCTTGACGCGCTAGAGGCGCGGGACTCGCTGCAGAAGAGGACGTGGGCGTACGACAAGACGGAGGACCCGGCGGTGCTGCTCGATCCGCTGTTCTGGGCCCGGTTTGACTACGTGCTAGCAGAGCGGCCGGAGAAGGTCATCGGCAGCTGGGCGGTCGTCCACGCCGTGTACGGGTTTGGCGGCGTGCGGGTGTTGCAGCCTGGGGAGCAGAGCGGGGCGGTGGTCGAGGCGGTGGTTGGGGATCCCGAGAGTGCAGGCGCGGCAGGCGACTGGACGGAGAGGGTCGCTGGGGCGTGGAGGCGGCTGGAGGGTGTGCTCAGACAAGGCGTCTTGAGAGGGTACTGGGTGGAAGTGCGGATGGAGCCGAGGATCAGAATACTGCGGAATCAACTCAAGTAG
- a CDS encoding Cochaperone prefoldin complex subunit, with the protein MGVLESVELLSLPKSAGRSFALFAISLPGAVRSALRPRNLETPPSSPRNQRAPCLQPTPLNMASKAQLDKQQQLQTTYQNYKTTLQNIASKIGDIEQETEEHKLVLETLEPLPGGRKCFRMINGVLTERTVADIVPILQTNQDGLKKTLEELVKQYKSRQDEMEKWKKKNNVQVVQQPGQ; encoded by the exons ATGGGAGTGTTGGAATCCGTGGAATTGCTTTCTTTGCCCAAATCGGCCGGACGGTCCTTTGCGCTCTTTGCCATTTCACTTCCCGGCGCTGTCAGGTCTGCCCTGCGACCGCGGAATCTCGAGACACCACCGAGCTCTCCCCGCAACCAGCGCGCGCCGTGCCTGCAACCCACACCACTCAACATGGCGTCAAAAGCACAGCTCGACAAGCAGCAGC AGCTCCAGACGACGTACCAGAACTACAAGACGACACTGCAGAACATAGCGTCCAAGATCGGCGACATTGAGCAGGAGACAGAAGAGCACAA ACTCGTGCTGGAGACGCTAGAGCCGCTGCCGGGGGGCCGCAAATGCTTCCGCATGATCAACGGCGTGCTGACCGAGCGGACCGTCGCAGACATTGTGCCCATTCTGCAGACCAACCAGGACGGGCTGAAGAAGACGCTGGAGGAGCTGGTCAAGCAGTACAAGAGCAGACAGGACGAGATGGAGAAGTGGAAG aagaagaacaatgTGCAGGTCGTTCAGCAGCCGGGGCAGTGA